From a single Sulfurimonas sp. hsl 1-7 genomic region:
- a CDS encoding enoyl-ACP reductase: MADFKGKTLFISGGTRGIGKAIVYAFAEAGANVAFTYASSADTANEMVADLESRFGIKSRAYKLNILEPETYKDVFKEFDEDFDSLNFFISNAIISGRAVVGGFGPFMRLKPKGLNNIWTATVDAFVVGTQEAAKRIEQAGGGSIISMSSTGNLIYTPNYAGHGANKAAVEAMVRYAAAELGEKNIRVNAVSGGPIDTDALRAFPNYDEVRAETERRSPLNRMGFPEDLSGACKFLCSDEAGWITGHTLIIDGGTTFQ; this comes from the coding sequence ATGGCAGATTTTAAAGGAAAAACTCTTTTTATTAGTGGTGGTACTCGCGGTATCGGTAAAGCTATAGTTTACGCTTTTGCTGAAGCTGGTGCAAATGTTGCATTTACATATGCATCTAGTGCAGATACTGCAAATGAGATGGTAGCTGATCTTGAGTCAAGATTCGGTATAAAATCTCGTGCTTACAAGCTAAACATCTTAGAGCCTGAAACATACAAAGATGTTTTTAAAGAGTTTGATGAGGATTTTGATTCTTTAAACTTTTTTATCTCTAATGCTATCATTTCCGGTCGTGCAGTTGTTGGCGGTTTCGGACCGTTTATGAGACTAAAACCTAAAGGACTTAACAATATCTGGACAGCTACGGTTGATGCATTTGTTGTAGGTACTCAAGAAGCAGCAAAAAGAATCGAGCAAGCTGGTGGCGGAAGCATCATCTCTATGAGCTCAACTGGTAACCTTATCTATACACCGAACTATGCAGGTCACGGTGCAAACAAAGCTGCTGTTGAAGCGATGGTTAGATATGCCGCTGCTGAGCTTGGTGAGAAAAACATTCGTGTAAATGCAGTAAGCGGTGGACCAATCGATACTGACGCACTAAGAGCTTTCCCTAACTACGATGAAGTTCGTGCTGAGACTGAAAGAAGAAGTCCGTTAAACAGAATGGGATTCCCGGAAGATTTAAGCGGTGCTTGTAAATTTTTATGTAGCGATGAAGCTGGATGGATCACAGGCCATACACTTATCATCGACGGTGGAACTACATTCCAATAA
- the dapA gene encoding 4-hydroxy-tetrahydrodipicolinate synthase, whose amino-acid sequence MDIVTGSSTALITPFKNGKLDEQKYADLIRRQIKNGMDAVCPVGTTGESATLTHDEHKRCIEIAVEVCKGTSTKVLAGAGSNATHEAIEIAKHAQSCGVDAIFSVSPYYNKPSQEGLYQHYKAIAEAVPELPFMLYNVPGRTGVDILADTAIRLFDDVKNIYGIKEATGSLERTVELLSQRPDFKVFSGDDAIDYPILANGGAGITSVTSNLMPDLKSELVNKALSGDFAGARAINDKLYPLNSVMFCEANPIPVKAAMYIAGLLDTLEYRLPLVAPSAENMKKIEEVMKNYDIKGM is encoded by the coding sequence TTTAAAAATGGTAAACTAGATGAGCAAAAATATGCTGATCTTATAAGAAGACAAATCAAAAACGGGATGGATGCAGTATGTCCGGTGGGTACTACTGGAGAGAGTGCTACACTGACACACGATGAACACAAACGCTGTATAGAGATAGCTGTAGAAGTTTGTAAAGGTACATCTACAAAGGTTCTTGCAGGTGCAGGAAGTAATGCAACTCACGAAGCTATAGAGATCGCAAAACATGCACAAAGCTGTGGTGTTGATGCTATTTTTTCAGTAAGTCCATACTATAACAAACCTTCTCAAGAGGGGCTTTACCAACACTATAAAGCGATAGCTGAGGCTGTTCCTGAGCTTCCTTTTATGCTTTACAATGTTCCTGGCCGTACAGGTGTTGATATCTTAGCGGATACTGCAATCAGATTATTTGATGATGTAAAGAACATCTACGGTATCAAAGAAGCTACAGGTTCACTAGAACGTACAGTTGAACTTTTATCTCAAAGACCTGACTTTAAAGTATTCTCAGGTGATGATGCGATCGATTATCCGATCCTTGCAAACGGCGGAGCAGGAATTACATCCGTGACATCTAACTTGATGCCGGATCTTAAATCTGAACTTGTAAACAAAGCACTTAGCGGTGACTTTGCAGGTGCTCGTGCTATAAATGACAAACTTTACCCACTTAACAGCGTAATGTTTTGTGAAGCGAACCCTATCCCTGTAAAAGCAGCAATGTATATAGCGGGTCTTTTAGATACTTTAGAGTATAGACTTCCTCTTGTTGCTCCTAGTGCGGAGAATATGAAAAAAATCGAAGAAGTAATGAAAAATTACGATATTAAAGGAATGTAA